A portion of the Acidobacteriaceae bacterium genome contains these proteins:
- a CDS encoding MFS transporter — translation MTQVVGSQMSRASSFRHFLTFIAGLGGLLYGVDIGIVSAALLYLDKTINLSVGQTSLIVAAVLAGSTCSSLVAGMLADWFGRRTMMTASGLLFVLSGALIAFSHSFTTLFLGRLIQGLSCGVIAVVVPLYLAESLSAKSRGRVSSIFQLMLTIGIVLASVVGWFYTRQAEGSIVAAHGNVLLIHAAQDHAWRSMFLSLIYPGLLFFAGSLFLSESPRWLFKRGRREEAFQALSRNSSEQEAELQIEEMTTLASQDEKEKSSGETGSLLQRRYVLPFLLACVILMCNQATGINSILSYLVVILKQAGMTAERSTQLDFVLKLLNCIMTVVAVMLIDKKGRRFLLMIGSAGIIIALTTGAITFRQAESKRTDMAAQVQAVVHNNAVDSNLKAFTTSSQPMEMMVSYNYGDGKKMAAVLSTENNGALKIAPADAKSRSLVIEHAWLGPIPSERSGNLIALCIAFFIASFAVGPGVVVWLTLSELMPMRIRSNGMGIALLLNQGVSTAIAGVFLPVTGSYGYAAMFGFWALCTVVYFLTAVFFLPETKGKTLEEIEMSFRGNDKNLQAS, via the coding sequence ATGACGCAGGTCGTGGGCAGTCAGATGAGCCGGGCATCGAGCTTCAGGCATTTCCTTACCTTCATCGCCGGGCTCGGAGGCCTGCTCTACGGCGTTGATATCGGCATTGTTTCGGCCGCGCTGCTGTACCTTGACAAGACGATCAACTTGTCGGTAGGGCAGACGTCCTTGATCGTCGCGGCTGTTCTTGCGGGGAGCACCTGCTCGTCGCTCGTTGCTGGAATGCTTGCCGACTGGTTTGGTCGTCGCACCATGATGACGGCCAGCGGCCTGCTGTTTGTCCTGAGTGGCGCGCTCATCGCGTTTTCCCACTCCTTCACGACTCTGTTTCTGGGGCGCCTTATTCAAGGCTTGAGCTGCGGCGTTATCGCTGTTGTCGTACCGCTCTACCTTGCAGAATCCCTGAGTGCAAAGAGTAGAGGCCGCGTCTCTTCGATCTTTCAGTTGATGCTTACGATCGGCATTGTGCTGGCTTCGGTGGTTGGCTGGTTTTACACCCGTCAGGCTGAAGGCTCGATAGTTGCGGCGCATGGCAACGTTCTGCTGATCCATGCCGCGCAGGACCATGCCTGGCGCAGCATGTTCCTTTCGCTGATTTATCCCGGCCTGCTTTTCTTCGCAGGCTCGCTCTTCCTCAGCGAAAGCCCACGGTGGCTTTTCAAACGTGGGCGCCGTGAGGAGGCCTTCCAGGCCCTGAGCCGTAATAGCTCCGAGCAGGAAGCTGAGTTGCAGATTGAGGAGATGACCACGCTTGCGTCGCAGGACGAAAAGGAGAAATCGTCTGGCGAGACGGGCTCACTGCTGCAGCGGCGTTATGTTCTGCCGTTTCTACTGGCGTGCGTCATCCTGATGTGCAATCAGGCGACGGGGATCAACTCGATCCTGAGCTATCTGGTGGTGATTCTCAAGCAGGCTGGTATGACTGCGGAGCGTTCGACACAGCTTGACTTTGTCCTGAAGCTCCTCAACTGCATCATGACGGTTGTGGCCGTAATGCTGATTGATAAGAAGGGACGCCGCTTCCTGCTGATGATCGGTAGCGCAGGCATCATCATCGCGTTGACCACGGGAGCCATCACCTTCCGTCAGGCTGAATCGAAGCGCACGGACATGGCCGCACAGGTGCAAGCTGTGGTGCACAACAATGCCGTGGATTCAAACCTGAAGGCGTTTACGACATCTTCTCAGCCGATGGAGATGATGGTTTCCTACAACTACGGTGATGGGAAGAAGATGGCAGCCGTACTCAGCACGGAGAATAACGGGGCTTTGAAGATTGCTCCTGCTGATGCCAAGTCCCGTTCCCTAGTAATCGAACACGCTTGGCTGGGTCCTATTCCCAGCGAACGCAGCGGCAATCTTATTGCGCTATGTATCGCGTTCTTTATCGCGTCGTTCGCTGTTGGCCCCGGTGTGGTTGTCTGGCTGACACTCTCTGAACTGATGCCGATGCGCATTCGTTCGAACGGCATGGGCATCGCTCTGCTGCTGAATCAGGGTGTCTCCACGGCGATTGCAGGAGTCTTTCTTCCAGTAACAGGAAGCTATGGATACGCCGCCATGTTTGGCTTCTGGGCGCTGTGTACCGTGGTTTACTTCCTCACCGCAGTGTTCTTTTTGCCGGAGACCAAAGGCAAGACTCTGGAAGAGATTGAGATGTCGTTTCGAGGAAACGATAAGAATCTGCAAGCAAGCTGA
- a CDS encoding zf-HC2 domain-containing protein has product MVIECKHVWNYLSDFLDGSLDAQTKELVQRHLEHCEICSAILDSTRNILILTGDDRVFELPVGYSERLHARLQSELTSDDKVPDPSG; this is encoded by the coding sequence GTGGTCATAGAGTGCAAACACGTTTGGAACTACCTCTCCGACTTCCTCGACGGCTCGCTCGATGCTCAGACGAAGGAGTTGGTGCAGCGCCATCTGGAGCACTGCGAGATTTGCTCGGCGATTCTAGACTCGACGCGCAATATTCTCATCCTGACCGGGGACGATCGTGTCTTTGAGTTGCCCGTCGGCTATAGCGAGCGGCTTCATGCGCGCTTGCAATCGGAACTCACATCTGACGACAAAGTCCCTGATCCGTCAGGCTAA
- a CDS encoding sigma-70 family RNA polymerase sigma factor — MTQKPELEEEQRLISQILAGESLLFHELIRPYERSVYLMAFSMLRNEADAEDVAQEAFLRAFRNLASFRGEARFGTWLISIALNEARSRIRSKNTMPTQSIDEEPDSPGAVAPELLRDWKEIPSQALERQEIRLLLQEAISALPVIYREVFVLRDVEELSTAEVAETLQISLASAKVRLHRARLMMQKALVPGLKQLNPKRRWFQWS; from the coding sequence ATGACGCAGAAGCCAGAACTCGAAGAAGAGCAGCGACTCATCAGCCAGATTCTGGCTGGCGAGTCGTTGTTATTCCACGAGCTCATCCGGCCCTACGAACGCAGCGTCTACCTCATGGCCTTCTCCATGCTTCGCAACGAAGCCGACGCAGAAGATGTCGCGCAAGAAGCCTTCCTCCGCGCCTTCCGCAACCTCGCCAGCTTTCGCGGCGAAGCCAGATTTGGTACCTGGCTCATCAGCATCGCGCTCAACGAAGCTCGTAGTCGCATCCGCAGCAAGAACACCATGCCGACGCAGTCCATCGACGAGGAGCCCGATAGCCCCGGCGCCGTGGCCCCGGAACTCTTGCGAGACTGGAAAGAAATTCCCTCGCAGGCACTCGAGCGGCAAGAGATTCGCCTGCTGCTTCAAGAAGCAATCTCCGCTTTACCTGTGATCTATCGCGAAGTCTTCGTCCTGCGCGACGTGGAAGAACTCAGTACCGCGGAAGTCGCTGAAACGCTGCAAATCAGCCTTGCGTCTGCCAAGGTACGGTTGCACCGCGCACGACTGATGATGCAGAAAGCATTAGTGCCCGGGCTGAAGCAGTTGAATCCAAAGAGGAGGTGGTTCCAGTGGTCATAG
- a CDS encoding FUSC family protein, translating into MKPFSAHRSQELLREELTPYKGRTAGSLRDMLGMLLAVVLAMTLRTPGIALSGALLLLMQRERPGLTFRVGLEIFIGSALAAAVTLTWVQLTDGSEVARFLGIMTIVFVAAFCMVTSTKPLFWTIFGFYGFVFMAFWDSHRSSDANVQACLYNLASFAIVLTSATVIEYLFGTRHPSKDLKEEFDRRFELLELYFTQLANGQTRGSSSKFEQTHHLLLQYVNGSEFRLHELYDKLRYSFDSQHAPIGVQFRIELMNRILQASSILGFSQQAQTGRVISSEQYQKLAAACRSILNKVSVPSEEMFDSNSSGSNLYLHLKQYSDVEQGILSVPEEEQQEINKAAVPLFHAGALASFDAITYALKLTLSAMTCYILYNAIAWPGILTCVVTVLFTGLSTTGAMKQKQLYRFTGAALGGCLGISAVSLFFPNMDSITSLVVLLAPVCFLSAWVMRSPRIGYVGVQIAFGFFLTALPGFGPATQIAPARDRVIGVALGILVMWVVFDQLWPTRSSDALLKTFERLRQVNLSLQQDVVTSAKLRELRTVVSEELAIVQQLDFAANFEIGRHRSREIVKSRKLIHSIEEEAHLFYQELFRRSIRSTQLTP; encoded by the coding sequence ATGAAACCCTTCAGCGCTCATCGCTCGCAGGAACTACTTCGCGAAGAGCTTACGCCCTACAAAGGGCGTACAGCAGGCAGTTTGAGAGACATGCTCGGCATGTTGCTGGCTGTAGTGCTGGCGATGACGTTGCGCACACCTGGCATCGCGTTATCAGGAGCACTTCTGCTCTTGATGCAGCGTGAACGTCCAGGCCTAACCTTTCGCGTTGGTCTTGAGATCTTCATCGGGTCAGCGCTTGCTGCAGCCGTAACCCTCACATGGGTACAGCTGACCGACGGGTCTGAGGTTGCACGCTTCCTCGGCATCATGACCATTGTGTTCGTGGCAGCCTTCTGCATGGTCACGAGCACAAAGCCACTCTTCTGGACAATCTTTGGCTTCTACGGATTTGTCTTTATGGCGTTCTGGGATTCGCACCGTAGCTCCGATGCGAATGTTCAAGCCTGTCTCTACAACCTGGCGTCCTTTGCCATCGTCCTCACCTCAGCAACCGTTATCGAATACTTATTTGGAACCAGGCATCCAAGCAAAGACCTGAAGGAGGAGTTCGATCGCCGGTTTGAGCTTCTGGAGCTCTACTTCACTCAGCTGGCAAACGGCCAGACCAGAGGCAGTTCAAGCAAGTTCGAACAGACGCATCATCTTCTTCTTCAATACGTAAACGGATCAGAGTTTCGGCTCCACGAGCTCTACGATAAGCTACGCTACTCCTTCGACAGCCAACACGCTCCTATAGGAGTTCAATTTCGTATTGAGTTGATGAATCGGATTTTGCAGGCAAGCTCCATCTTAGGGTTCTCTCAACAGGCCCAAACAGGAAGAGTCATATCGAGCGAACAGTATCAAAAGCTTGCTGCAGCTTGCCGCTCGATTCTCAATAAGGTGTCCGTTCCGTCAGAAGAAATGTTCGACAGTAACTCTAGCGGCTCCAATCTGTATCTCCACTTGAAGCAATACTCCGACGTCGAACAAGGCATTTTGTCCGTGCCCGAAGAGGAACAGCAGGAGATCAATAAGGCAGCAGTGCCTCTGTTCCACGCCGGAGCATTGGCTTCTTTTGATGCGATCACTTACGCTCTGAAGCTCACGCTATCAGCCATGACGTGCTATATCCTCTACAACGCCATCGCATGGCCTGGAATTCTGACCTGCGTCGTTACGGTTCTATTTACTGGACTAAGTACTACCGGTGCGATGAAGCAGAAGCAGCTATACCGATTCACCGGTGCAGCCTTGGGAGGCTGTTTAGGCATTTCTGCGGTCTCCCTCTTCTTCCCCAACATGGACTCCATCACATCTCTGGTCGTGCTCCTCGCACCTGTCTGCTTTCTCTCTGCCTGGGTTATGCGTAGCCCTCGTATCGGATACGTTGGCGTTCAGATTGCGTTCGGCTTCTTCCTCACCGCACTGCCAGGATTCGGCCCAGCTACCCAGATTGCTCCCGCCCGGGACCGCGTCATAGGCGTGGCGCTTGGCATCCTCGTTATGTGGGTTGTGTTTGATCAGCTGTGGCCAACAAGAAGTAGCGACGCTCTGCTCAAGACCTTCGAGCGCCTTCGCCAGGTCAACCTATCCTTGCAACAAGACGTCGTCACGAGCGCCAAATTAAGAGAACTGCGTACCGTGGTTTCCGAAGAACTCGCGATCGTCCAGCAGCTGGATTTTGCAGCGAACTTCGAAATCGGACGCCATCGGAGCAGAGAGATCGTAAAAAGCCGGAAGCTGATTCATTCCATCGAAGAAGAGGCACACCTGTTTTACCAGGAGCTCTTTCGGCGGAGCATACGCTCTACGCAGTTGACCCCATAG
- a CDS encoding TolC family protein, producing MTHSLSNSHSSRSLMLTIALGTVALASAVAQTPSAATTAATGCTSVINERAVARCLHEARYTPAIPRLDDSHVYELPELIDIAESASPAGRIAWEQAKRSAEQAGIAKAEYLPLLTFVAEGSDARVIVPFPKPIAPIGYVTVEEPAAVAQMELHYSLLDFGRRPRITASQANEIASTLHLSRVHQQIAFNTAIAFYRAQEAAAQLAAAKDILETAKTLSSNAQSQFDQGRSTLPDVQNADAGAAEAAYSLTNAAGEVEKSKLALTETLGIEPTTRIEIAPPSTGNAEAFDKPVEEYLDVAWKSRPDLLAKVQALRAAKAEARNAHSQYLPAVSLKASGGQTSLWPTADYGELGNASVSTWSAAVQLRWDVFNGARQHNVQSANAEARAAAEEKREAQDAVTHQVWDAYVEYHTSLEQERAAESYLKASQTSYDSSLDAFRYGVRSLVDVVEAERQLAQARLASVKAYAHRQQSASALGYAIGSFTSYPSGATGVHP from the coding sequence ATGACTCATTCGCTCTCTAATTCGCATAGCTCCCGCAGCCTGATGCTGACCATCGCTTTGGGTACAGTGGCTCTGGCATCTGCCGTTGCGCAAACGCCTTCAGCTGCGACGACCGCAGCGACAGGTTGTACCTCGGTGATCAACGAAAGGGCGGTTGCGCGTTGCCTGCACGAAGCGCGCTACACGCCTGCCATCCCCAGACTCGACGATAGCCATGTTTATGAGCTTCCCGAACTCATCGACATCGCAGAGTCCGCCAGCCCAGCAGGCCGAATAGCATGGGAACAGGCCAAGCGCAGCGCGGAGCAGGCAGGCATAGCAAAAGCAGAGTACCTGCCCTTGTTGACCTTTGTAGCCGAAGGCAGTGACGCTCGCGTGATCGTTCCCTTCCCAAAACCTATCGCTCCAATCGGCTATGTCACCGTTGAAGAGCCAGCAGCCGTCGCCCAAATGGAGCTGCACTACAGCCTTCTGGACTTCGGGCGCCGACCACGCATCACGGCAAGTCAGGCTAACGAAATCGCCTCGACGCTGCACCTCAGCCGCGTGCATCAACAGATTGCATTCAACACAGCGATCGCCTTTTATCGGGCCCAGGAAGCTGCTGCACAGCTGGCTGCAGCCAAAGATATTCTGGAGACCGCGAAGACACTTTCTAGCAACGCGCAATCGCAGTTTGATCAGGGACGCTCCACTCTGCCCGATGTCCAGAATGCTGATGCTGGCGCGGCCGAAGCGGCCTACTCCCTGACAAACGCCGCAGGTGAGGTCGAGAAATCGAAGTTGGCACTCACGGAAACCCTCGGTATCGAGCCGACAACCAGAATAGAGATAGCGCCACCATCAACAGGCAATGCTGAGGCGTTCGACAAGCCTGTCGAAGAGTATCTCGATGTGGCCTGGAAGAGCCGTCCCGACCTTCTCGCTAAAGTGCAAGCGCTACGGGCTGCAAAGGCTGAGGCGCGTAACGCCCATTCGCAATACTTACCCGCTGTTTCTTTGAAGGCAAGTGGTGGCCAGACATCGCTATGGCCAACGGCAGATTATGGCGAGCTAGGCAACGCCAGCGTCTCAACATGGTCAGCAGCGGTGCAGTTGCGCTGGGACGTGTTTAACGGAGCACGCCAACACAATGTTCAGTCCGCAAACGCTGAGGCTCGTGCCGCTGCGGAAGAAAAGCGCGAAGCCCAGGACGCGGTAACACATCAGGTCTGGGACGCTTATGTGGAATACCACACCTCGCTCGAACAGGAACGTGCGGCTGAAAGCTACCTCAAAGCATCGCAGACATCCTATGACTCCTCCCTTGACGCTTTTCGGTATGGAGTGAGGTCTCTAGTCGATGTTGTGGAGGCTGAGCGGCAGCTTGCCCAGGCTCGGTTAGCCTCTGTAAAAGCCTATGCTCATCGACAACAAAGCGCTTCTGCGCTGGGTTATGCCATCGGTAGCTTCACTTCGTATCCGTCTGGAGCAACTGGAGTTCATCCATGA
- a CDS encoding BadF/BadG/BcrA/BcrD ATPase family protein, with the protein MPYFLAVDVGGTKTDYLLADSNKPLATSRSGSLKRLRVSEETATQNLLEGLRSLEEQSGINLREVAATCVGSSGSSVPLVYDWLMKAFPQHVGGQLLVVEDVSIALDAAFFGGPGVLVLAGTGSNVAGRDSSGNISTAGGWGPVLADWGSGHRLGQTALEECFRDLDEGYVSLMLNEIQSFWGLSRLEELVEFANAQPGPDLSQLSTIVARCHHAGDRTAQRVIEKEASALAQTANIVLGRLSKAMRHETWVPQIAFAGSVMGQFQAMQDAVMQYIHQIHPEAIAIPEAVSPAEGALWRARKLHADAAAATAI; encoded by the coding sequence ATGCCTTACTTTCTCGCCGTGGACGTTGGCGGCACCAAGACCGACTATCTACTTGCTGACTCAAACAAGCCGCTGGCGACCTCGCGCAGCGGCAGCTTGAAGCGTCTGCGTGTCAGCGAAGAAACGGCTACGCAAAACTTACTCGAGGGGCTCCGCAGCCTCGAGGAGCAAAGCGGTATCAACCTGCGCGAGGTTGCGGCTACGTGTGTCGGCTCCTCGGGATCGAGCGTCCCACTGGTCTATGACTGGTTGATGAAAGCTTTTCCCCAGCACGTTGGCGGCCAGCTACTTGTTGTAGAAGACGTCTCCATCGCACTCGACGCTGCGTTCTTCGGCGGCCCGGGCGTACTGGTACTGGCTGGCACCGGATCCAACGTTGCCGGTCGCGATAGTTCAGGCAACATCAGCACCGCCGGGGGCTGGGGTCCCGTCCTTGCAGACTGGGGCTCAGGGCACAGGCTCGGACAAACAGCTTTGGAAGAATGCTTCCGCGATCTCGATGAAGGGTATGTCTCGCTGATGCTGAACGAGATTCAATCATTCTGGGGTCTGTCACGCCTGGAAGAGCTTGTCGAGTTCGCAAACGCGCAGCCTGGTCCAGATCTTTCTCAACTCTCCACGATCGTCGCTCGCTGCCACCACGCAGGAGATCGCACAGCGCAACGCGTTATCGAGAAAGAAGCCTCTGCCCTGGCCCAAACGGCAAATATCGTTCTCGGCCGATTGAGCAAAGCAATGCGCCACGAAACATGGGTGCCGCAAATCGCTTTTGCCGGTAGCGTCATGGGACAGTTTCAGGCGATGCAGGACGCGGTGATGCAGTACATCCACCAGATACACCCAGAAGCTATCGCTATTCCAGAAGCCGTCTCACCAGCAGAAGGAGCTCTTTGGCGGGCTCGTAAGCTCCACGCAGACGCCGCTGCGGCTACTGCTATCTAA
- a CDS encoding TetR/AcrR family transcriptional regulator has protein sequence MVVSRQSERGHASPLRQRIIEAAATIFRDEGYDNLSMRRVAQAAGCSQMAAYRHFSNKEALTQHLCAQLYTDFTERVFQRMDPAKDAEAQLGVFIATLIEFAVAYPDHYSLIFLVRHTDAEVIAEREQLGEKFLAVIHELIRKLLPEETPASESNIRLRQVVMCLHGAAALLIAHPKAYGLTKARAIRETQDSVARILAH, from the coding sequence ATGGTCGTATCCAGACAAAGCGAACGGGGGCATGCTTCGCCATTACGGCAGCGAATTATTGAAGCAGCCGCAACGATCTTCAGGGATGAGGGCTATGACAATCTCTCGATGCGGCGTGTCGCTCAGGCTGCTGGATGTTCCCAGATGGCAGCTTACCGACATTTTTCAAACAAAGAGGCGCTGACTCAGCATCTTTGTGCCCAGCTTTATACAGACTTCACCGAGCGTGTTTTTCAGCGTATGGATCCGGCAAAAGATGCCGAAGCGCAACTGGGAGTCTTTATCGCGACGCTGATCGAGTTTGCCGTTGCGTATCCAGACCACTACTCGTTGATCTTTCTGGTCCGCCATACCGACGCAGAAGTGATCGCAGAGCGAGAACAACTGGGGGAGAAGTTCCTGGCTGTTATTCATGAGTTGATTCGGAAACTGTTGCCTGAGGAAACGCCGGCGAGCGAATCGAATATACGGTTACGTCAGGTCGTCATGTGCCTTCATGGCGCGGCTGCTCTTCTTATCGCGCACCCGAAGGCATATGGGCTGACGAAAGCTCGCGCGATCCGCGAGACGCAGGACAGCGTCGCGCGGATCTTAGCGCATTAG
- a CDS encoding efflux RND transporter periplasmic adaptor subunit, with the protein MTFDTKQRLQAGRILGISIVALALLALCLAVFQVDNHPRTDDATVRANTIAFAPEVEGRLVQLLVQDNQAVHKGDLLFQIDPRPYQYALDQAVADQAMLEGQINDERRRIATEQSAVGAAQAGVTGSRSGISAAQANYQAAQAAVERAVAAQSAAEAQLKFAQNDYNRIAPLLAKHYVTTQQVDQVQTALRVAQENAHQAASQHLQAQAQESMAQASKQSAEAGLQASQSKLGEAVHTVDTLETLMAQRPNKAAKIEQARLNLAWCSVRAPFDGYVVNMNISQGAYAHPGTPMFTLVDTSMWWVLANYRESKLKRIKPGMHVQVYLMEHPDRRFDGVVDSIGRGVFPEDGATANGLPNVDRTLNWVHLSARFPVRIRVTNPDPEMFRIGATAITVIR; encoded by the coding sequence ATGACATTCGACACGAAACAACGGCTACAAGCAGGACGAATCCTAGGCATCAGCATCGTTGCACTTGCACTGCTGGCCCTTTGCCTTGCCGTCTTTCAGGTAGACAATCATCCGCGAACCGACGACGCTACGGTGCGAGCGAACACTATTGCGTTCGCTCCTGAAGTAGAGGGCAGGCTCGTGCAGTTGCTGGTGCAAGACAACCAGGCAGTTCACAAAGGCGACCTTCTCTTCCAGATCGACCCGAGGCCTTACCAGTACGCACTGGATCAAGCCGTAGCCGACCAGGCAATGCTCGAAGGGCAGATCAACGATGAGCGTCGCCGCATCGCGACCGAGCAAAGTGCAGTCGGTGCGGCACAGGCCGGCGTTACAGGATCGCGAAGTGGTATCAGCGCGGCACAGGCCAACTATCAGGCGGCACAGGCGGCGGTCGAAAGAGCTGTTGCAGCCCAAAGTGCAGCAGAAGCTCAACTGAAGTTTGCGCAGAACGACTACAACAGAATCGCTCCCCTTCTCGCTAAGCACTATGTGACCACGCAACAGGTGGATCAGGTACAGACAGCCCTGCGAGTAGCTCAGGAGAATGCTCACCAGGCAGCCTCGCAGCATCTTCAGGCACAGGCGCAAGAGTCCATGGCGCAGGCTTCCAAGCAATCTGCAGAGGCAGGACTTCAGGCGTCGCAGTCAAAGCTCGGCGAGGCCGTCCACACCGTCGATACGCTTGAGACACTGATGGCGCAACGCCCTAATAAGGCTGCAAAGATCGAACAGGCACGACTCAACCTCGCATGGTGCAGCGTGCGTGCGCCGTTCGACGGCTATGTCGTCAACATGAACATCTCACAGGGTGCATACGCTCATCCGGGGACACCCATGTTTACGCTCGTCGATACAAGCATGTGGTGGGTTCTTGCAAACTATCGAGAGTCAAAGCTGAAACGAATCAAACCCGGCATGCATGTACAGGTTTATCTGATGGAGCATCCTGACCGCCGATTTGATGGTGTTGTCGACAGTATTGGCCGCGGCGTTTTCCCCGAAGATGGAGCGACGGCAAACGGCCTTCCCAACGTTGACCGAACCCTGAACTGGGTGCATCTGTCTGCTCGCTTCCCTGTCCGCATTCGCGTAACCAATCCCGATCCTGAGATGTTCCGTATCGGGGCAACAGCCATCACGGTCATACGGTAA
- a CDS encoding SIS domain-containing protein — protein sequence MSTLDQPLHFPHWMLQEIHQQPDALALTLSHYVQDGAFRTDTNAAAREWLSQANGEILITASGSSRHAGMVAELLFEDLSGIAVDVEYASEYCFRNLRSLKNASVLVISQSGETADTLAALRRAKKAGQRTLAVTNVPTSTMSREATVSYPTLADKERAVPATKSFTTQLLVLQLLALLAAEVRGTMSAAEISAQLRKLEALPAIVREHLQAWQEAAEQIARDNKPYANYLFLGRGLHYPIAREGALKLKESSYLHAEGYPSGELKHGPNALVSDHTPLVMIATVDRNDEDSVERYEKSIQLMRDMHEQGAKIVCTAIEGDESVNALAAHTFRVPALDETLLPFAEVIVYQLFSYYMAVQAGIDVDRPRNLVKAVIVE from the coding sequence ATGTCCACTCTTGATCAGCCGCTTCACTTCCCGCACTGGATGTTGCAGGAAATCCATCAGCAGCCCGACGCTCTCGCTCTCACGCTCAGCCACTACGTTCAGGACGGTGCCTTCCGGACAGACACAAACGCTGCTGCACGTGAGTGGCTAAGCCAGGCAAACGGCGAAATCCTGATCACCGCGAGCGGATCGAGTCGCCACGCAGGCATGGTCGCGGAACTACTGTTTGAAGACCTGAGCGGCATCGCTGTGGACGTCGAGTATGCCAGCGAGTACTGCTTCCGCAACCTCCGCTCGCTCAAGAACGCCTCGGTGCTGGTCATCTCTCAATCAGGCGAAACAGCCGATACGCTTGCGGCTTTGCGTCGCGCCAAGAAGGCTGGTCAACGCACGCTTGCCGTCACAAATGTGCCGACGTCAACCATGTCGCGCGAAGCGACGGTGTCGTACCCCACGCTTGCAGACAAGGAACGTGCGGTTCCTGCCACCAAGAGCTTTACAACTCAGCTGCTCGTGCTGCAACTGCTCGCCCTTCTCGCCGCTGAAGTTCGCGGAACGATGAGTGCTGCCGAGATCAGCGCACAACTTCGCAAGCTGGAAGCTCTTCCTGCGATCGTGCGCGAGCATCTTCAGGCATGGCAGGAAGCCGCAGAGCAAATTGCGCGAGACAACAAGCCATACGCAAACTATCTCTTCCTCGGTCGCGGGCTGCACTACCCCATCGCTCGCGAAGGTGCGTTGAAGTTGAAGGAGTCATCCTATCTCCACGCAGAGGGCTACCCGAGTGGAGAACTCAAGCATGGCCCGAATGCTCTTGTAAGCGATCACACGCCGCTCGTCATGATTGCGACGGTCGATCGTAACGACGAGGATTCTGTCGAGCGCTACGAAAAGTCCATTCAGCTGATGCGCGATATGCATGAGCAGGGCGCGAAGATTGTTTGCACCGCGATTGAAGGTGATGAATCGGTCAACGCGCTCGCAGCACACACCTTCCGCGTGCCTGCGCTCGATGAGACTCTGCTGCCTTTTGCTGAGGTCATCGTCTACCAGCTATTCTCCTATTACATGGCGGTGCAGGCAGGCATTGATGTCGACCGGCCTCGCAATCTCGTAAAAGCAGTCATCGTCGAATAG
- a CDS encoding DeoR/GlpR family DNA-binding transcription regulator — translation MSQKTDRREELIMKELLVRGTMSLASLVEEFRVSAPSIRRDLTRLEARGLVRRTHGGVTLIEPMLYEAFRYDTSYQARELRFAVEKRLIGVAAAEMVFEKETVGITAGTTATQVGRALRQRKNISVVTNALNIGMELCNQTEIRTTITGGLLAWRWTFAMAGPSAVEALRDIFLDKVFLSATGFDLKHGVTTLESEEALVARTMVEHSRQVILIVDSSKCGVVSPSRICATADVHHLITDRGLSTENRAAFEAVGIEVHIVQDEM, via the coding sequence ATGTCCCAAAAAACTGATCGTCGCGAAGAGCTGATCATGAAGGAACTTCTGGTACGCGGGACGATGAGCCTTGCCAGCCTTGTGGAGGAGTTCCGCGTAAGCGCGCCCAGCATTCGACGCGATTTAACACGGCTTGAGGCGAGGGGCCTGGTGCGGCGCACCCACGGTGGCGTAACGCTGATCGAACCCATGCTCTATGAGGCCTTTCGATACGACACGTCATATCAGGCGCGTGAGCTTCGCTTTGCCGTTGAGAAGCGCTTGATCGGTGTGGCTGCAGCAGAGATGGTTTTTGAAAAAGAGACTGTCGGGATTACGGCAGGGACGACGGCCACGCAGGTCGGCAGGGCATTGAGGCAACGGAAGAACATCAGTGTTGTCACCAACGCGCTCAATATTGGGATGGAGCTGTGCAACCAGACGGAGATTCGCACCACGATCACCGGCGGGCTGCTGGCATGGCGTTGGACGTTTGCGATGGCCGGGCCGTCAGCAGTAGAAGCGTTGCGCGACATCTTCCTGGATAAGGTTTTTCTCAGCGCCACAGGGTTTGATCTGAAGCACGGTGTAACAACGCTGGAGTCTGAAGAAGCGTTGGTCGCTCGCACGATGGTGGAACACTCCAGGCAAGTGATTTTGATCGTCGACTCTTCGAAGTGCGGTGTGGTCAGTCCATCTCGCATCTGCGCAACCGCTGACGTTCACCATCTGATTACGGACCGGGGACTGTCGACTGAGAACCGTGCTGCGTTTGAAGCGGTCGGTATCGAAGTGCATATTGTGCAGGACGAAATGTAG